A single window of Oxyura jamaicensis isolate SHBP4307 breed ruddy duck chromosome 3, BPBGC_Ojam_1.0, whole genome shotgun sequence DNA harbors:
- the LOC118163467 gene encoding glutathione S-transferase 3, which produces MAGKPKLYYFDGRGKMESIRWLLAAAGVEFEEEFLETREQYEKLLQSGSLLFQQVPLVEIDGMKMVQTRAILNYIAAKYNLYGKDLKERALIDMYVGGTEDLMGFILMFPFLSAEDKEKQRAFIVQKATSRYFPVYEKVLKDHGQDFLVGNSFSWADVHLLEAILMVEEKKSDVLSSFPQLQAFKRRISSIPTVKKFLEPGSQRKPVPDDKYVETVRRVLRMYYDIKAN; this is translated from the exons ATGGCTGGGAAACCTAAACTTTACTACTTTGATGGAAGAGGCAAAATGGAGTCCATTCGCTGGTTGTTAGCTGCAGCCGGGGTTGAG tttgaagaGGAGTTTTTGGAAACACGAGAACAGTATGAGAAGCTCCTACAAA GCGGATCCCTGCTGTTCCAGCAAGTGCCCCTGGTGGAGATTGATGGGATGAAGATGGTGCAGACCAGAGCCATCCTCAACTATATAGCAGCAAAGTACAACCTCTACGGAAAGGACCTGAAGGAGAGAGCCCT gattGATATGTATGTTGGAGGAACTGAGGACCTTATGGGCTTTATTTTGATGTTCCCGTTCTTATCAGCTGAGGATAAAGAGAAACAACGTGCCTTTATAGTTCAAAAGGCCACCAGCAGGTACTTCCCAGTATACGAAAAG GTTCTGAAAGACCATGGGCAGGACTTCCTTGTTGGCAACAGTTTTAGCTGGGCAGATGTTCATCTTCTTGAAGCCATTTTAATGGTAGAAGAGAAGAAGTCGGACGTTCTCTCGAGCTTTCCTCAGTTACAG GCGTTTAAAAGAAGGATAAGCAGCATCCCCACAGTCAAGAAGTTTCTAGAGCCTGGAAGCCAGAGAAAACCTGTTCCTGATGATAAATATGTGGAGACTGTGAGGAGAGTTCTCCGTATGTATTATGATATAAAAGCAAATTAG